The following proteins come from a genomic window of Terribacillus aidingensis:
- the abc-f gene encoding ribosomal protection-like ABC-F family protein: MKELIKVQQMTYKYGERLIVQQANATVHQGDVIGITGRNGAGKSTLLQLMAGSKPVTEGSIWTADSIGIELVEQERENYSSESVQFEAAVLLGKWRIPSISYHKMSGGEKLKARLANGLSSRADVLLLDEPTNHLDEDSVNLLVEEIKKTNKTILIVSHDRYLLDQVATKIWSIEGQRLHTFAGNYTAYTDHRQKEKAAQQHAYEKQQKRIQQVESQIASLQNWSTKAHAQSTKQEGAKEYYRKKAKRMDKAVKSKQKRLEKELEKEKIEAAVPDHGVSFELSSSRKRGKRFLECINVTKQYDDKILFQDANFTIKHGEKIGLQGPNGCGKTTFFRMITDNEPYAGEIWISPTANIGYLSQDVYDLPLNKTPGEIFHKETFAERGKVQTLLLNLGFDKESWMLPIEGMSMGERVKLKLMQHILADKDVLLLDEPINHMDLPSREQLEHTLTAYSGTLLVISHDRYFREKVTDTQLIIQEGKISKNLSTTAAKSETEDDILLMQLENERQEVLGKLSMLTPGDTAYKDLDERFNQLTKRIRQLKN; encoded by the coding sequence ATGAAAGAATTAATCAAAGTACAGCAAATGACCTACAAGTATGGTGAACGTCTTATCGTACAGCAAGCAAATGCTACAGTACACCAAGGTGATGTGATTGGTATAACCGGAAGGAATGGCGCAGGTAAAAGTACATTATTGCAGCTTATGGCAGGTAGTAAGCCTGTGACAGAAGGTTCAATATGGACGGCGGATTCGATAGGGATAGAATTAGTGGAACAGGAAAGAGAAAATTATTCTTCTGAATCAGTTCAGTTTGAAGCAGCTGTACTGCTCGGCAAATGGCGAATTCCATCCATTTCTTACCATAAAATGAGTGGAGGAGAGAAGCTGAAAGCAAGACTTGCGAACGGCCTTTCCAGCAGGGCAGACGTATTGCTCCTTGATGAACCAACTAATCATTTAGATGAAGACAGTGTGAACTTGCTTGTGGAAGAAATCAAAAAAACCAACAAAACAATTCTGATCGTTTCTCATGATCGCTATTTACTAGATCAAGTGGCTACAAAGATATGGTCTATAGAAGGACAGAGGCTTCATACTTTTGCAGGAAATTATACTGCTTATACAGATCATAGACAAAAAGAAAAAGCGGCACAGCAGCATGCCTATGAAAAGCAGCAGAAACGCATCCAGCAAGTAGAGAGTCAAATTGCTTCCCTGCAAAATTGGAGTACAAAAGCACATGCACAATCTACCAAACAAGAAGGCGCCAAGGAATATTATCGTAAAAAAGCAAAACGAATGGATAAGGCTGTGAAATCAAAGCAAAAGCGACTGGAAAAGGAATTAGAAAAAGAGAAAATCGAAGCAGCTGTACCTGATCATGGGGTATCCTTCGAATTAAGCTCCTCCCGTAAAAGGGGAAAACGATTTCTGGAATGTATAAATGTAACCAAGCAATATGATGATAAGATACTTTTTCAAGATGCTAATTTCACCATCAAGCATGGGGAAAAGATCGGTTTGCAAGGGCCAAACGGCTGCGGAAAAACAACCTTTTTCCGGATGATAACCGATAATGAACCGTATGCAGGAGAAATATGGATTTCGCCAACAGCTAACATCGGCTATCTCTCACAGGATGTCTATGATCTGCCCCTGAATAAGACACCTGGGGAGATCTTTCACAAGGAAACATTTGCTGAGAGGGGAAAGGTACAAACGCTGCTTCTGAATCTTGGGTTCGATAAAGAAAGCTGGATGCTTCCGATAGAAGGAATGAGTATGGGAGAGCGTGTGAAATTGAAGCTTATGCAGCATATCCTGGCAGATAAGGATGTACTTTTGCTAGATGAACCAATAAACCATATGGATCTTCCATCCAGGGAACAATTGGAACACACACTCACAGCTTACAGCGGGACACTTCTCGTTATCTCCCATGATCGCTATTTCAGAGAGAAAGTGACAGATACGCAGTTAATCATACAGGAAGGAAAGATAAGCAAGAATCTCAGTACAACAGCAGCTAAATCAGAAACAGAAGATGATATTCTTCTGATGCAGCTTGAAAATGAACGGCAGGAAGTATTAGGGAAGCTGAGTATGCTGACACCTGGAGATACAGCGTACAAGGATTTGGATGAGCGTTTTAATCAACTGACAAAAAGAATTAGACAACTGAAGAATTAG
- a CDS encoding glycoside hydrolase family 3 protein, translated as MFKKKWAAAALVAALSVTALVGIKPTDVKAETDVKTIVEGMSVEEKVGQMLMPDFRNWQKQGESKATGFIEMNDEVGSIIQKYHLGGVILFAENVVGTEQTVRLIDGLQNASPELPLFITIDQEGGIVTRLQTGTNLPGNMALGATRSEKYAYQTGKIIGEELSSLGVNVNFGPSLDVNNNPENPVIGVRSYSSDPELVSKLGIKTIKGLQRQNVAATAKHFPGHGDTATDSHYGLPLVTHDKDRLQAVELLPFQNAIDEGVDMIMTAHVQFPAFDDTTYISKKDGQEILVPATLSKKVLTGLLREEMGFEGVIVTDALNMKAISDNFGQEEAVVLALKSGVDIALMPAQVNSLEMEKNLASVYNAVLEAIESGELPMEQVNASVERILKLKEKRGILDPDKSPIEEKVAKSLKVVGNKEHLKEEKNMAEDAVTLLKNEDKTLPFKPKKGEKVLVLAPFNDQVEAMTRSINELKGKKKDVEVTGYAFSEKSFNEEVAAMVDEADYVITGSYVVKNDPAVNDGVIDDSIQDSSKWATAFPRAVMKDAEAKNKKFVLMSLRNPYDVGNFEEAKAVLAVYGFKGYSNGAYRQPNIPAGIKTIFGESKPKGILPVDIPSVTQPEEILYPYGYGLDIRSGKLLK; from the coding sequence ATGTTCAAAAAGAAATGGGCGGCAGCCGCTTTAGTTGCAGCGCTTTCAGTTACGGCTTTAGTTGGAATCAAACCTACAGATGTGAAGGCTGAAACAGATGTGAAGACAATTGTTGAAGGAATGTCGGTTGAAGAAAAAGTAGGTCAAATGCTTATGCCGGATTTCCGCAACTGGCAAAAGCAAGGGGAAAGCAAAGCAACAGGTTTTATAGAGATGAACGATGAAGTGGGAAGCATCATTCAGAAATATCATTTAGGGGGCGTTATCCTATTTGCTGAAAATGTCGTCGGTACTGAACAAACAGTACGTTTGATAGATGGCTTGCAAAATGCAAGCCCGGAACTACCGCTTTTCATAACTATTGATCAGGAAGGCGGAATCGTGACACGTCTGCAAACGGGAACGAATCTGCCAGGCAACATGGCGTTAGGTGCAACACGAAGTGAGAAATATGCCTATCAAACTGGCAAAATCATTGGGGAAGAATTATCGTCTCTTGGTGTAAATGTAAATTTCGGTCCGTCATTGGACGTAAACAACAATCCTGAAAATCCTGTAATCGGTGTCCGTTCATACAGCTCTGATCCAGAGCTTGTCTCAAAGCTAGGTATTAAGACTATAAAAGGACTGCAACGCCAGAATGTTGCTGCAACAGCAAAGCATTTTCCAGGACATGGCGATACCGCTACTGACAGTCATTACGGTTTGCCGCTTGTTACACATGACAAGGATAGATTACAAGCTGTAGAACTTCTGCCTTTTCAGAATGCAATTGATGAAGGCGTAGATATGATTATGACAGCTCACGTTCAATTTCCTGCTTTTGATGATACAACGTATATCAGCAAAAAAGACGGTCAGGAGATTTTGGTTCCAGCCACACTTTCCAAAAAAGTGTTGACAGGATTGCTGCGCGAGGAAATGGGGTTTGAAGGTGTAATTGTAACAGATGCTCTTAATATGAAAGCGATTTCAGACAACTTCGGCCAGGAAGAAGCTGTAGTATTAGCTTTAAAATCAGGTGTAGATATTGCGTTGATGCCTGCACAAGTGAACTCTTTGGAAATGGAAAAGAATTTGGCTTCCGTTTATAACGCAGTGCTAGAAGCAATCGAATCTGGAGAACTCCCGATGGAGCAAGTAAATGCATCAGTTGAGAGAATTCTAAAACTGAAAGAAAAACGCGGTATTTTGGATCCTGACAAATCACCAATTGAAGAAAAAGTAGCTAAATCGTTAAAAGTAGTAGGCAACAAGGAGCATTTGAAGGAAGAAAAGAACATGGCGGAGGATGCTGTTACGCTTTTGAAAAACGAAGACAAAACACTCCCTTTCAAACCAAAAAAAGGTGAGAAGGTTCTCGTGCTTGCTCCATTTAATGATCAAGTAGAAGCAATGACAAGAAGCATAAACGAATTAAAAGGCAAGAAGAAAGATGTTGAAGTTACTGGCTATGCTTTCTCGGAAAAGTCCTTCAATGAAGAGGTGGCAGCCATGGTTGATGAAGCAGACTATGTTATTACCGGTTCCTATGTTGTGAAAAATGATCCTGCTGTAAATGATGGCGTCATTGATGACAGTATTCAGGATTCAAGCAAATGGGCAACAGCTTTTCCAAGAGCTGTCATGAAAGATGCTGAAGCAAAGAATAAAAAGTTCGTGTTAATGAGTCTGCGCAATCCTTATGATGTCGGAAATTTTGAAGAAGCAAAAGCTGTGCTTGCGGTCTATGGTTTTAAAGGCTATTCAAATGGTGCATATAGACAGCCGAACATTCCTGCCGGCATTAAAACGATTTTTGGTGAATCAAAGCCAAAAGGTATATTACCAGTAGATATTCCATCTGTCACTCAACCTGAAGAGATTCTTTATCCATATGGTTATGGACTCGATATTCGTTCAGGGAAGCTGCTTAAATAA
- a CDS encoding DUF1343 domain-containing protein yields the protein MILLLALSAFPAEKEVAAHKRKKDNKVTPGVEVLLDDQKELLKDKKVGLITNPTGIDSKMNSIVDLLHEDSDIELTALFGPEHGVRGDAQAGEYVESYIDEKTGLPVYSLYGQTRKPTPEMLKNVEVLVFDIQDVGTRYYTYIYTMAYAMEAAKENNLPIIVLDRPNPLGGLSVDGPVLEPDFSSFVGMYPIPTKHGMTVGELASFFNEEFDIGADLRVVKMKGWKRSMDFDATGLPFVLPSPNMPTVSTTFVYPATGLIEGTNLSEGRGTTKPFELIGAPFINSTNLAAELNSLSLPGVKFRAASFTPTSSKHAGKLSHGVEIYVTDRAEFDAVTTGLYIIKTIHDMYPDDFEFLSNNFFDKLIGNDWVRTMILEGASVREITKKYQKDLYEFKKVRKEYLIYK from the coding sequence ATGATTCTGCTGCTTGCTTTAAGTGCTTTTCCTGCGGAAAAAGAGGTTGCTGCCCATAAGAGGAAGAAAGATAATAAAGTAACGCCTGGTGTTGAGGTCCTTTTAGATGATCAGAAAGAACTTTTAAAAGACAAAAAAGTTGGCTTAATTACCAATCCGACCGGTATTGACTCAAAAATGAACAGCATTGTTGATCTGCTGCACGAAGATTCGGATATTGAACTGACAGCTTTATTCGGTCCTGAGCATGGCGTACGCGGTGATGCTCAGGCAGGGGAATATGTTGAATCTTATATTGACGAAAAAACAGGACTACCTGTATACAGCCTCTACGGACAAACAAGAAAACCAACACCTGAAATGCTTAAAAACGTAGAGGTGCTTGTCTTTGATATTCAGGACGTCGGCACACGCTATTACACATACATCTATACAATGGCTTATGCCATGGAAGCAGCAAAAGAAAACAACCTTCCAATTATCGTGCTTGACCGTCCGAATCCGTTAGGCGGACTTTCAGTTGATGGTCCTGTACTCGAGCCTGATTTCTCTTCCTTTGTAGGGATGTACCCAATTCCAACAAAGCACGGAATGACAGTCGGAGAGCTTGCTTCCTTCTTCAACGAAGAATTTGATATTGGAGCAGATTTGAGAGTCGTCAAAATGAAAGGCTGGAAGCGGTCCATGGATTTCGATGCCACAGGACTTCCATTCGTCCTACCGTCACCAAATATGCCGACAGTTTCAACAACATTTGTTTATCCTGCAACCGGTCTGATTGAAGGAACAAACCTTTCAGAAGGGCGGGGAACAACTAAGCCATTTGAACTGATCGGCGCACCTTTTATCAACAGTACAAATCTTGCTGCAGAATTGAACTCACTCAGTCTGCCAGGCGTGAAATTCAGGGCTGCATCCTTTACACCGACATCTTCTAAACATGCTGGAAAACTCAGCCATGGTGTTGAAATTTATGTAACAGACCGCGCTGAATTCGATGCGGTAACTACAGGACTTTACATCATTAAAACAATTCATGACATGTATCCAGACGATTTCGAATTCCTTTCAAACAACTTCTTTGATAAATTGATTGGAAACGATTGGGTCAGAACAATGATTCTTGAAGGAGCATCCGTTAGAGAAATCACGAAAAAATATCAGAAAGATCTATATGAATTTAAGAAGGTTCGAAAAGAGTACTTAATTTATAAGTAA
- a CDS encoding amidohydrolase: MSKKELVRNLEELEHVTGSLALDIWQHPQIAYEETYASAAQKGVLADAGFLITDNIGGLQTAFYAEYGSGHPIIGILGEFDALPGLSQSSKPYKDPVSENGPGHACGHHLLGTAGVEAVLGLKQLIDEGKVNGTIRYYGCPAEEVLSGKTFMAREGVFNDLDCCLTWHPGTSNVVHNYSTQAMISIKFRFHGIPAHAAGAPHAGRSALDAVEIMNIGANYLREHLVDGTRIHYAITNGGQAPNIVPDEAEVWYYLRGENRDQVEDMLMRMYDIAKGAALITGTSTSHELLANCYHMLTNDTLDTLNYRNMEDYPMESFTSDEVAYAAILRKSMDPKLIEESRRLLGLDSNDILPTKNFYNMTMKDTTMPGSTDVADVSWITPLASIGTTCGPIGTQVHAWQATAVFGTSIGLKGMHYAARIMALTAYDLLTEPALVEQAKAEFAEATVDKPYQAGLDGTVLAPGTERKEQLI, translated from the coding sequence ATGAGTAAAAAAGAGCTGGTTCGTAATCTGGAGGAGTTAGAGCACGTCACAGGAAGTTTAGCACTTGATATATGGCAGCATCCTCAAATCGCTTATGAAGAGACTTATGCGAGTGCAGCACAGAAGGGTGTGCTGGCAGATGCCGGTTTCCTCATTACAGATAACATCGGCGGTTTGCAAACTGCTTTTTATGCGGAATACGGGAGCGGGCATCCTATCATCGGCATATTAGGTGAATTTGACGCTTTGCCAGGTCTGTCCCAATCAAGCAAGCCCTATAAGGATCCTGTCAGTGAAAACGGACCAGGTCACGCGTGCGGCCATCATTTACTCGGAACAGCTGGTGTAGAGGCCGTGCTTGGGCTGAAGCAGCTTATCGATGAAGGAAAGGTGAACGGTACAATCCGCTATTATGGCTGTCCAGCTGAAGAGGTGCTCTCTGGCAAGACATTCATGGCAAGAGAAGGTGTATTCAACGACCTGGATTGCTGTCTCACCTGGCATCCAGGAACGAGTAACGTCGTCCACAATTATAGTACCCAAGCAATGATCTCCATCAAATTCCGTTTCCATGGTATACCGGCTCACGCAGCAGGCGCACCGCATGCCGGACGAAGTGCGCTTGATGCCGTGGAAATCATGAATATCGGGGCCAATTACCTTCGTGAGCATCTAGTGGATGGCACACGTATCCATTATGCTATCACCAACGGTGGCCAAGCGCCGAATATCGTTCCGGATGAAGCCGAAGTATGGTATTACCTTCGAGGTGAGAACCGGGATCAAGTAGAAGATATGCTGATGCGAATGTATGATATAGCAAAAGGAGCAGCATTGATTACTGGCACCTCAACTTCGCATGAACTTTTAGCGAATTGTTATCATATGCTGACAAATGATACATTGGATACGCTGAATTATCGCAATATGGAGGATTATCCGATGGAAAGCTTCACTTCGGATGAAGTTGCTTATGCTGCTATTCTGCGTAAGTCAATGGATCCAAAACTCATTGAGGAATCCCGTCGCCTGTTAGGCCTAGATTCTAATGACATACTGCCGACCAAGAATTTTTATAACATGACGATGAAAGATACGACGATGCCCGGCTCGACAGATGTCGCCGATGTAAGCTGGATAACACCACTTGCCAGCATCGGTACGACTTGCGGGCCGATTGGCACCCAAGTACACGCTTGGCAAGCTACAGCAGTATTCGGAACGAGCATCGGCCTGAAGGGCATGCATTATGCTGCAAGAATCATGGCTTTGACCGCATATGATCTTCTGACGGAACCGGCACTTGTTGAGCAGGCAAAAGCAGAATTCGCAGAAGCCACTGTCGACAAGCCTTATCAAGCTGGTCTAGATGGGACTGTATTAGCCCCGGGAACAGAACGTAAAGAGCAATTAATCTAA
- a CDS encoding small-conductance mechanosensitive channel, with protein MAKTAEQVIVQEQLMETQQQSFDAFHVNAHFWGRLTIGCVIVLSAALPLYLSFVEGYHPGWQAIFAAFLAYIALVGFAWVVEPVSYYATLGVSGTYLSFLTGNIANMCLPSAAAAQQVIGAEPGTRKGEVAATLAIAAASFMNIAVLIPVILGGSYILSVIPESVQAAFAYIIPAIFGGMIAQLAMRKPLFGVIGIVFGILMTQLPIPIFFKGLVCMFLTVIICVLLENKQASKSNNKGEMVHE; from the coding sequence ATGGCTAAAACAGCAGAACAGGTCATAGTACAGGAACAGCTGATGGAAACACAGCAGCAATCATTTGATGCTTTTCATGTAAATGCCCATTTCTGGGGCAGGCTCACGATTGGCTGTGTGATCGTATTATCGGCAGCATTGCCGCTTTACCTATCTTTCGTCGAGGGCTATCATCCTGGATGGCAGGCCATATTCGCAGCCTTTCTCGCATATATCGCCTTAGTTGGATTTGCCTGGGTAGTGGAGCCGGTCAGTTACTACGCAACACTCGGGGTCTCTGGTACGTACCTTAGTTTCCTGACAGGTAACATCGCTAACATGTGTCTTCCGTCTGCGGCTGCAGCTCAGCAAGTGATTGGCGCGGAACCAGGTACGAGAAAAGGAGAGGTAGCAGCAACTCTTGCTATAGCGGCAGCCAGCTTTATGAATATTGCCGTGCTTATTCCCGTCATTTTAGGAGGATCGTATATCCTATCCGTCATCCCGGAATCCGTTCAGGCTGCGTTCGCCTATATCATTCCTGCTATCTTTGGAGGCATGATTGCTCAATTGGCTATGAGAAAACCGCTTTTCGGTGTGATCGGCATCGTTTTCGGGATCCTGATGACACAGCTCCCCATCCCTATCTTCTTTAAAGGCTTAGTCTGTATGTTCCTGACAGTCATTATCTGTGTACTTTTGGAAAACAAGCAAGCATCTAAATCTAATAATAAAGGAGAGATGGTTCATGAGTAA
- a CDS encoding NAD(P)H-quinone oxidoreductase, protein MKAITLQGFGGPEKLKLEESDKPKIKPDEILVAVKASAINRADIEKRKGNYPSSDFDPILGLEIAGVVEEAGEEAYGWEKGDRIFGLIPSGGYAEYAVLNSKLAMPIPEHLSYEEAAAVPEVFLTAYQTLHWLGELKQGETVLIHAGASGVGTAAIQLAKQAGATVAVTAGSQEKLDFCKELGADITINYKEEDFAEKLADTGADVILDFIGATYWDQNIKTLKTDGRLILIGFLGGTELENVSIMPLLAKRLHVKGTLLSTRSIDYKARLTADVIDNVLPLLESKAIKPIVDKVFPLAEVSDSHEYMESNKNTGKIVLHVAD, encoded by the coding sequence ATGAAAGCAATCACATTACAAGGTTTCGGAGGCCCAGAAAAGTTAAAACTGGAGGAATCTGATAAACCAAAAATAAAACCGGACGAAATTCTTGTCGCTGTAAAGGCTTCAGCAATCAACCGTGCCGATATAGAAAAGCGCAAAGGAAACTATCCATCCAGTGATTTCGATCCTATTTTAGGCTTGGAAATTGCCGGTGTGGTAGAAGAAGCAGGAGAGGAAGCCTACGGATGGGAAAAGGGAGACCGCATCTTTGGACTCATTCCATCTGGCGGCTATGCTGAATACGCTGTGCTTAACAGTAAGCTGGCAATGCCAATTCCAGAGCATCTAAGCTATGAAGAGGCAGCGGCGGTCCCGGAAGTCTTCCTGACAGCTTATCAGACGCTACATTGGCTCGGAGAGCTTAAACAGGGTGAAACCGTCTTGATCCATGCTGGTGCAAGTGGTGTTGGAACTGCTGCCATACAATTGGCGAAGCAAGCAGGTGCAACAGTTGCAGTTACAGCAGGATCACAGGAAAAACTTGATTTCTGTAAAGAGCTTGGGGCTGACATCACAATTAACTATAAAGAAGAAGATTTTGCTGAGAAGCTTGCCGATACAGGCGCTGATGTTATTCTGGACTTCATTGGAGCAACATACTGGGATCAGAACATCAAAACACTTAAAACTGACGGCAGATTGATCTTAATTGGATTCTTAGGTGGTACGGAGCTAGAGAATGTATCCATAATGCCGTTGCTTGCAAAGCGCTTACATGTAAAAGGAACATTATTAAGCACAAGAAGCATTGATTACAAAGCCAGACTGACAGCTGATGTAATTGATAATGTATTGCCATTGTTAGAATCTAAAGCAATCAAGCCGATTGTCGATAAAGTATTTCCGTTAGCAGAAGTCTCGGATTCTCATGAATATATGGAAAGTAATAAGAATACAGGAAAAATCGTATTACACGTGGCAGATTAA
- a CDS encoding glycosyltransferase family 1 protein yields the protein MKIVIITETFLPSTDGVVTRLTEAIKFLRNQNHEVVVIAPDLGVTEYEGALVEGVGTVTMPFYRSKKFSLPTRRIRSLLEKHQPDLVHVANPALVGVAGIHYAHKKGLPLLASYHTHVPKYLDYYKLYKPLKPLFWWHFRRLHNTADINLCTSAAIKHELDEHGFERMHVLRRGVDIEKRHPNFYSERMRERLLQGDHRKKLLIFVGRLAIEKEIHKIRPLLDERDDLALAIIGDGPARKELEKIFAGTNTLFTGFLHGEELSQAFASADAFLFPSVTETLGLVILEAMASGIPVIAAKSGPTLEQIEEGKTGFLFENEDVASMSKAVGRLDNQELAAIMKKNVRIEAEKHSWTNASSELFDYYLETIQARSPVYQAVQNPSSR from the coding sequence TTGAAAATCGTCATTATCACCGAGACATTTCTTCCATCGACTGACGGTGTCGTCACCCGGCTCACCGAAGCGATCAAGTTCCTGCGCAACCAGAATCATGAAGTCGTCGTCATCGCTCCGGATTTAGGTGTTACCGAGTACGAAGGCGCTCTTGTGGAAGGGGTTGGAACGGTAACGATGCCATTTTACCGTTCCAAGAAATTCTCCTTGCCGACTAGGCGAATTAGATCCTTGCTGGAGAAGCATCAACCGGATCTCGTACATGTGGCGAACCCAGCCTTGGTCGGAGTAGCGGGAATACATTACGCGCATAAGAAAGGACTGCCGCTTTTGGCGTCTTATCATACACATGTACCGAAATACCTTGATTATTACAAGTTGTATAAACCTTTAAAACCATTATTCTGGTGGCATTTCCGTAGGTTGCATAATACAGCTGACATTAATCTGTGTACGTCTGCTGCCATCAAGCATGAGCTTGACGAACACGGCTTCGAGCGGATGCATGTGTTGCGCAGAGGCGTCGATATAGAGAAACGGCATCCGAATTTTTATTCAGAACGTATGCGTGAGCGGCTTTTGCAAGGAGATCATAGAAAGAAACTGCTTATCTTTGTCGGCAGATTGGCAATTGAAAAGGAAATCCATAAGATTCGTCCATTGCTGGATGAACGGGATGACTTAGCATTAGCCATTATCGGAGACGGTCCTGCCCGTAAAGAACTGGAGAAGATATTTGCAGGAACAAACACGCTGTTCACAGGCTTTCTTCATGGAGAAGAGCTATCACAGGCGTTTGCTTCTGCTGATGCTTTTCTGTTCCCGTCTGTTACCGAGACACTCGGTCTGGTCATACTAGAAGCTATGGCATCCGGCATACCAGTCATTGCTGCTAAAAGCGGACCGACACTGGAGCAAATCGAGGAAGGCAAGACAGGATTCCTCTTTGAAAATGAGGATGTAGCCAGCATGAGTAAAGCGGTTGGCAGACTCGATAATCAGGAATTAGCAGCTATAATGAAGAAGAATGTGCGAATAGAAGCTGAGAAGCACTCCTGGACGAATGCTTCCAGTGAATTATTTGATTACTATTTAGAGACTATTCAAGCAAGATCCCCCGTATATCAAGCAGTGCAAAACCCGAGCTCCAGATAA